Within Legionella birminghamensis, the genomic segment TTAATGATGATTCTGTACAGCGGAAAAGAGATTTCGATGGATGGAAAAAGGCGGTGGAAATGTTACGGGCTTGAAATAGGCCTGAGGATGAGCAAAGCGCCGTTTGCTCGTCCATTGACTGAAAAATAAATGCACAAAAAGAGATCGGATTTTTCCGATCTGAACTATAGTTAATATATGATGTGATTTGCTCCTGGAAGGATGTTGTATGGTGAAGGCCACAAGCTCCAGGATCTTTAGTCAACTTGCGTTAAATGACCATCCAGGTATATCCATTCATCTTGGTGTAATACAGATTCAAGTTGCTAAGGTTCTTCCACTTTTTTTTTCAAATGCCGAATTTCCCGTTAACAGCAGTTTTTTTGATGAACCAAACCCAAAGTATCCACCCGCCAATGTAGCAGAAAGAGATAGCCCTCAATCAGCGGTCAATTTCTTTGACTATTTGTTCACGCTTTTTTCCTCCCCTGGAGCCTCTGACCTATTGTTTCCAGAGTTGGATAATCAGGATGGATTCACCTTTGTTATTTATAACCCCTATTATTCTTATGGGCGTGTAGGCGCAGGATATGACACTCTAAGCATTGAATATGCTGATTTTAAGAGAATCAACCCTAACTGGTATTATTTAACTGACCGATTAGAGTTACTGGAAGACATTGCTGAAGCGCGTGCTGAATCGAAAGAAGATGCTAATCCTTCAGTCAGCTTCTCCCTTTCTGAATCAGGGCTTCTAGGCGGGAATAACCCGAATGCTGAAACTAGTTTTTCAGGGAGTCTGGCAGTATTTAATATGCAGAATAATGTGCTTTCATTGGCTGGAGGCTCGGGTACTATGCCCCTTACGGCCAATGATCTTCCAATCACTTACAGGGTTGAGGACTCACGGCTCATTGCACAAGCAGGCGGGGAGACAATATTTATTCTAGAAATACTGCCGAATAATGAATTTCACTTCCAATTAAACAATTCAATCGATCATCCTCTACCTGGTCCCGATCATATAGTAATCGATTTGAGCCAGTTTATTCAGATAGGCGATAATAGCTTGCCGCCAGGTACATTTATTATCACTATCAATGATGATCTGCCTTTAACGGATCCATCGAATAACCAGCAGCCTATGCTTCATGAAGACGGCCTTCCCGGAGCGAATATCGATACAGCAAATCCGATAGCAGAGATTAGCGGTACACTGTCAGGGCTGATATCCTTCGGGGCAGACGGTGATGGCGGTTTTCATTTTTTACCTGAACCTGTTTTAACGACGATACTCAATACTTTGGAATTAAGCTCCGGCGGGCAAGCACTGGACTATCAGGTAGTGAATGGCATTCTTAATGCCACAAAGCCGGACGGAAGTACTGTTTTTAACTTTGAATTAAATTTAGATGGCAGTTACCAGTTCAGTCTTCAACAGCAGCTGGATCATTTAGGATCACATTCAGTAGCCACACCCATCCCACTGGGTTTTCTCATTCAGGCAATGGATGGCGACGGGGACAGCATGACCTTGAATAACCAGTTCACTATCGTAATAGCGGATGATACGCCTTTTGTCCTGCTTTCTAACAATATGCCGGCCCCGTTACTGGCTGGCGACAGCATTTTAAATGTTGCACTGAGCATTGATCTTGCTGACAGTTTTATCCCTTTGGGAGGAGCAGACGGTCTTTCATCAGTTAATTATCATTTACAGGTTAATACGGCTATAAGTGGATTAAACGATAGTTTGAGCGGCTTGCCTGTAGTACTTAGTCTCAATTCATCCGGAGATGTGGTGGGATATGCAGGTATCAATCTTGTGTTAATTATCTCTATAGATAGCGATGCGGAACTTACATTTACGCAGTTTCGTCCACTTATTCATCCTGATCAAACCAGCATCAATGAATTAATTCAATTTCCTTCTGGACTGGTAAGCGTCGTTGCTGCAGCGGTGGATGGAGACGGTGATCAAAATAGTGCCTTTCTTGATATCTCGTCGTTAATTTCAATTCAGGATGCCGGGCCTGAATTAGTTGTCATTGATCCGGGGTCAAATGCTTTATTGGTCGATGAAGCCTCCCTGGCTGTTAATAGCTCCATTCTTTTAAGTACTTTATTTAGCAGTGACGCAGGGCCGGATGGCGGCAGCACTGATTATCAATTCCAACTGGCCGGCACGAATTCGGGTTTAATCGACAGTTTAAGCGGCCTGCCTGTTTTATTGAGTATTAATGCCGGCGGCAATGTGGAAGGCCGTGCCGGCGGTTTACTGGTGTTCACCTTAAGTGTCGATGCCAGTTCCATTGTCCTGGATTTGGATCGCGCCGTGATCCACGCCTCTGGCAATGGCACGAATACCCTGTTATTTCCTGAAGATATCATCAGCTTAGTGGCCACGGTAACGGACGGCGATCAGGATACGGTCACTGACAGTGTGGATGTGGGTGCATTGATCCAGATAATTGACGGCATACCTGCCTTAAGCGTTGACGGGAGCGTATTGGGCAGTCTAACTGTCAATGAAAACACTTTAAACAACACGGCCAGCCTTTCGCTGGCGGCTGCATTTACGGCAGCGATTGGCGCAGATGGCAGCCAGCCGATTGCTTATAATTTGCAGATTGATAATACCAATAGCGGCCTGACTGATACCTTAAGCCAGGAAATGGTGGTACTCAGCCAAAATGGAAATGTGGTGGAAGGCCGCACACAGTTGGGTGATGAGCTGGTATTTACCATAAGTTTAGCAAGCGATGGCGAGCTCTCTTTTACACAGCTACGTCCTGTAGTCCATGTCGATGGCAATGGAACGAATCTGATTAATTTTGGCAGCGGCATTGTCAGTGTGCAGGGCAGTTTAAGCGACTTGGATGGCGACAATAGTACTGCCCAACTCGATCTGGGTACTGTTATCAGTATCATCGATGATATTCCAGTCCTGACAGTTGATGCGGGTCAAATCGGCAGTCTGTCCGTTCTTGAAAGCCAATTGGGTGTTACCGACAGTGTATCGCTGGCCGCAGCCTTTGCCAGGGATTTGGGTGCTGATGGCGGTTCGGTGACTTATGGGCTGGAAATTAGGGAAAGTAATTCAGGGCTTATCGACAGCCTGAGCGGAGCCGCAGTGCTTCTCAGCAATAACAATGGGGTTATTGAGGGATTTGCCAATGGGGGGCTGGTGTTTAGTATCAGCATTGATGCCACAGGCTTGATCAGCTTCACCCAACTGCGTGCCATTGTGCATCCTGATATCAGCAATCCTGCGGAGTCTATCAGCTTCCCGGCCAATATCATCGATGTAGTGGCCACTGCCATTGATGGGGATAATGACCCGGCAACGGCAGCGATCGATTTAGGCAGCGTGGTATCCATCCAGGATGCGGGGCCTGAATTAGCTGTCATTGATCCGGGGGCAAATGCTTTATTGGTCGACGAAGCCTCCCTGGGCGTTAACAGTTCCATTCTTTTAAATACCGTATTCAACAGTGACGCAGGGCCGGATGGCGGCAGCACTGATTATCAATTCCAACTGGCCGGCACGAATTCGGGTTTAATCGACAGTTTAAGCGGCCTGCCTGTTTTATTGAGTATTAATGCCGGCGGCAATGTGGAAGGCCGTGCCGGCGGTTTACTGGTGTTCACCTTAAGTGTCGATGCCAGTTCCATTGTCCTGGATTTGGATCGAGGTGTGATCCACGCCTCTGGCAACGGTATGAATGCTTTGTTATTTCCCCAAGATATCATCAGTTTAGTAGCCACAGTAACGGACGGCGATCAGGATACGGTCACTGACAGCCTGGATGTGGGTGCATTGATTCAAGTGATTGATGGTATTCCCGCGCTGAGCGTTGATGGCAGCGTATTAGGTGGTTTAGCAGTGGATGAAAACACTTTAAACAACACGGCCAGCCTTTCGCTGGCGGCTGCATTTACGGCAGCGATTGGCGCAGATGGCAGCCAGCCGATTGCTTATAATTTGCAGATTGATAATACCAATAGCGGCCTGACTGATATCTTAAGCCAGGAAATGGTGGTACTCAGCCAAAATGGAAATGTGGTGGAAGGCCGCACACAGTTGGGTGATGAGCTGGTATTTACCATAAGTTTAGCAAGCGATGGCGAGCTCTCTTTTACACAGCTACGTCCTGTAGTCCATGCCGATGGCAATGACACGAATCTGATTAATTTTGGCAGCGGCATCGTCAGTGTGCAGGGCAGTTTAAGCGACTTGGATGGCGACAATAGTACTGCCCAACTGGATTTAGGGGCTGTTATCAGTATCCGCGATGACATTCCAGCCCTTACAGTTGATTCTTTACAAGCACCCATGCTGGTTGTAAATGAAAATCAGTTAGGCATAGCAAGTAATGCGTCTATTGCTGCCGCTTTTAGCTCTGAGTTAGGCGCTGATGGCGGTGATCTCAGTTATTCTCTGGAAATTCAGGGCGGCGATAACAGCGATTCAGGATTGGTTGACAGCTTGACAGGCGCGGCAATCCTTTTAAGCAATAATAATGGTGTTATTGAAGGCAATGCCAATGGCCAATTGGTGTTTACTGTCAGTATTAATTCTGCCGGTTTAGTCAGTTTTACCCAACTCCGTTCAATGGTTCATCCCGACGGTGGAGGAGCCAATGCCCTGACTTTGGCGGTGAACAGCCTCTTTGTTATCGCGGCTGCCCTGGATGGTGATAATGATTTGGTCACTGCCCAGCTTTCTTTGGGAGAACATTTACAGGTCACAGACGCGATGCCCTCATTAAGCGGTACTACATTTAGTGGAACAGTGCATGAGGATGCCTTGGCCATTGGCAATAGTGAGGGAGGGCAGACACTTAGCCTCAGCGGGTCTTTATCTGCGCTGGCCAGTGCTGGCAATGATGGGGCGCAATGGGGCTTTAGCGCGGATTTTAACAGTGTTTTAACTGCAAATAACCTGACAGCGAACGGTATCGCTTTAAGTTATACACTCAATGGCAGCATTTTAACTGCCAGCGCTGGCGGAATAGACATGTTTAGTTTTGAGTTAAACAGCGCAGGGGATTATCTATTTAATCTGTTGGCAGCAATCGACCATCCGCTTGCCAATGGCAACGATCTGGAGCAGGTACTGATAAACCTTGGCGCAGTGATAGAGCTGGTTGATAATGACAATGACGTGATCGATCTCGATAATCAGTTTGTGATTGCCATTCAGGATGATGTGCCTGTCCTCACTTCCAATACCGAAAATGCCAATATTTATGAAAGCAATCTGGTCTCTGGCTCTGCCATAGCTTCAGGAAGCCTGGATGCTGTTGTCGCTTTTGGCGGGGATGATCAGGGCTTTTTCTTATTCAAAGCTCAGGCAGATCTTGGTAATCTACCCGTGGTGACCGTGAATGGCCAAGCCGTCAGCTATGATCTTGATGGTAATGTCTTGTCGGCATTGGTTAATGGTTCGATTGTTTTTACGCTGGAACTTGAGGCTGACGGCGATTACCTTTTCACCCTGTTTACAGAAATCGATCATGCAGTGAATCAGGAATGGCTGGCACTTGATTTCAGTTCCGCTATTCGCGCCGTTGATCGGGATGGCGATCCTGTCGATTTGGGACTCACTCAGTTCGTTGTCAATGTGGCGGATAACGCCATCTTTAACCCGAATGCCGGCAATACCATGTATCTGACTACTTCTTTAGGCGGTGTTGTGCCAATGGAAGGGTTTTATGGGCTTTCCGCACTTGACCCGATTGAAGGGGATTTACCCGCTTTGGTAGCCGCTTTAATTGGCCCTGGGGGAATTCTGGCTGGCGGAACAACTGAGGATGCCCTGGCTTTAATTCTCGAGCAGGAAGGGGTCTTTTTTAATGAAGATATTTTAAAATTATCTGCTGACGGTTATGAAATGGCATTTAACGGCAGCGAAAATTTCAATTTTGAAACCACCTTACTCAACCAGCTCTCGCTGCTGGGATTTAGTATTGATGGTTTGCATGTCATTGGTAATCAGATCCTCTTCTCCACTGCTACTGGCGGTAATTTGCCAGGCATTGGCAGTTTTGAAAATCAGGATATCATTCTGGCGACCCAGGGAAGCGATGGTCGTTATACCTTTGAACTATTTTTTGACGGCAGCAGCCAGGGGCTTCAGGATGGTCTTTTGAACGATGGGATTTTCCAGAATCTGCTCGTTGATTTTAATATGGATGATTTTTCCTTCACCTCCAGCGACGGCAGTTTTAATAATGGTACCCTGTACTTCACATTGAGTAATCTGGTTGACGTCGATCTGGCTTATGCCCTGCAAACACTGGATATCTGGGGTGGGATTACTGCCAATGGTACAGAAGTCCTGTCCATTAACCGAACCAATGGCACTTGGGATCTTGCGTCGCTGGATATTTTCTTTAGCGGTGAAGATATTGGCCTCACTGATGAATTACTGGGTAACGCCTTGCAGGCATTAAATAATGTCGACTTAGCCGGTCTAGTCGCTGCACTACTGGATCCCGATACCCGTTTAATTGAAATTGATGGTCTGGAAGTCAAGGGCGATACGCTCTATTTTTCTCTCGCGCCTATCCTCAATGTCGATTTACTGTTCGGCTCCCTGGGTGAGTTGCTTTCCAATCCCTTTGATCCCTTGTCCGCTTTGACCTTCAGAGGCGAGGATATTTATTCTGTCAGCAGAAACCCTGGAACCCAACAGTGGGATGTTAACACGCTCAAATTATATTTTGACGGCAGCCAGTATGGTTTAGCTTCCAACGACGGATTATTAGGCGGCTTACTGGATAACCTGCCCGAAAATCTCAATGCCTTCTCCCTGACTGATGGTACTGAAGTGCATGACACTATTATGTTCTCTACAGAAGGAGGGGGTAATGAACGGCAGCTTAATGGTTATGATAACCAGACTTTAATCGAATATAATAATGGTGAGTTCCATGAATCCTTTGATTTGGCAGCTATTACTAACGGCAGTTTAACAAATCGCAATATCAGTTCAGTGCACGTTCTTGATAATGGTACAGTATTATTTACTCTTTCAACCGCCTCTACCCTGCCGGGTAATGTATTGGCAGGCACGAATGATGTGATTCAATGGAATGGCAGCAATTTTAACCTTTACTTTGATGGTTCAAGCCATGGATTAGCAGACAGCGAGATAATTAATTCCCTCTATGTTTTCCCTGTTGGCCATCCCAATGCCGGCCAGATGGCTTTTTCTTTGGCGAATGATAGTAATTTGCCCGGGGTTGGTAATTTTTCGAATGAAGATTTGATTATGTACAATCCGGTAACGGATACTTATTCCATGCTGCTTGATGGTTCCGCTGCTGGAATCAGTGATCTCAATCTGGATGTCACGGTAACAACTGATTTATCTGCGAGTGTTGCCCCGCAGCTTGATCTATTGTTCAATCCTTTGCTCACAGAATTGGATGGTCTTGTTCAGGATGCGGTAGGGGCCATTGAAACTAATCTGACCACCCTGGATGGTTTATTGCAGCAATTACAAACCGTTTTAAACTCCAACCCCATTGCTATCCTGGTTAATCTCGTAGGTGATATTTTAAGCGGGCTGGATACGTTACTGGGCACTGATATAAATGGGCTGCTGGATGGTTTATCAACCGTTACCGGCATTAATAATCTGATTGGCCAGTTAACTGATTTAGTGGACGAGTTAACGCCTACGCCCTTGAGCCTTCTGCTCAATCAAACCCTGGTTAACTCTATAACATCACTTTCAAATACAATTATCGGTCAGTTAGATGCCCTGGATGCGAACTATTTATCCACCCTGGATAATGCAGTGGATAGTGTGAATCAAGGCATACTGGCATTGACTGCCAGCCTTGAAGATGCTGTCTCAGCAGGTGCCCAGGTGCAGATTAAATTATTGGA encodes:
- a CDS encoding DUF5801 repeats-in-toxin domain-containing protein encodes the protein MVKATSSRIFSQLALNDHPGISIHLGVIQIQVAKVLPLFFSNAEFPVNSSFFDEPNPKYPPANVAERDSPQSAVNFFDYLFTLFSSPGASDLLFPELDNQDGFTFVIYNPYYSYGRVGAGYDTLSIEYADFKRINPNWYYLTDRLELLEDIAEARAESKEDANPSVSFSLSESGLLGGNNPNAETSFSGSLAVFNMQNNVLSLAGGSGTMPLTANDLPITYRVEDSRLIAQAGGETIFILEILPNNEFHFQLNNSIDHPLPGPDHIVIDLSQFIQIGDNSLPPGTFIITINDDLPLTDPSNNQQPMLHEDGLPGANIDTANPIAEISGTLSGLISFGADGDGGFHFLPEPVLTTILNTLELSSGGQALDYQVVNGILNATKPDGSTVFNFELNLDGSYQFSLQQQLDHLGSHSVATPIPLGFLIQAMDGDGDSMTLNNQFTIVIADDTPFVLLSNNMPAPLLAGDSILNVALSIDLADSFIPLGGADGLSSVNYHLQVNTAISGLNDSLSGLPVVLSLNSSGDVVGYAGINLVLIISIDSDAELTFTQFRPLIHPDQTSINELIQFPSGLVSVVAAAVDGDGDQNSAFLDISSLISIQDAGPELVVIDPGSNALLVDEASLAVNSSILLSTLFSSDAGPDGGSTDYQFQLAGTNSGLIDSLSGLPVLLSINAGGNVEGRAGGLLVFTLSVDASSIVLDLDRAVIHASGNGTNTLLFPEDIISLVATVTDGDQDTVTDSVDVGALIQIIDGIPALSVDGSVLGSLTVNENTLNNTASLSLAAAFTAAIGADGSQPIAYNLQIDNTNSGLTDTLSQEMVVLSQNGNVVEGRTQLGDELVFTISLASDGELSFTQLRPVVHVDGNGTNLINFGSGIVSVQGSLSDLDGDNSTAQLDLGTVISIIDDIPVLTVDAGQIGSLSVLESQLGVTDSVSLAAAFARDLGADGGSVTYGLEIRESNSGLIDSLSGAAVLLSNNNGVIEGFANGGLVFSISIDATGLISFTQLRAIVHPDISNPAESISFPANIIDVVATAIDGDNDPATAAIDLGSVVSIQDAGPELAVIDPGANALLVDEASLGVNSSILLNTVFNSDAGPDGGSTDYQFQLAGTNSGLIDSLSGLPVLLSINAGGNVEGRAGGLLVFTLSVDASSIVLDLDRGVIHASGNGMNALLFPQDIISLVATVTDGDQDTVTDSLDVGALIQVIDGIPALSVDGSVLGGLAVDENTLNNTASLSLAAAFTAAIGADGSQPIAYNLQIDNTNSGLTDILSQEMVVLSQNGNVVEGRTQLGDELVFTISLASDGELSFTQLRPVVHADGNDTNLINFGSGIVSVQGSLSDLDGDNSTAQLDLGAVISIRDDIPALTVDSLQAPMLVVNENQLGIASNASIAAAFSSELGADGGDLSYSLEIQGGDNSDSGLVDSLTGAAILLSNNNGVIEGNANGQLVFTVSINSAGLVSFTQLRSMVHPDGGGANALTLAVNSLFVIAAALDGDNDLVTAQLSLGEHLQVTDAMPSLSGTTFSGTVHEDALAIGNSEGGQTLSLSGSLSALASAGNDGAQWGFSADFNSVLTANNLTANGIALSYTLNGSILTASAGGIDMFSFELNSAGDYLFNLLAAIDHPLANGNDLEQVLINLGAVIELVDNDNDVIDLDNQFVIAIQDDVPVLTSNTENANIYESNLVSGSAIASGSLDAVVAFGGDDQGFFLFKAQADLGNLPVVTVNGQAVSYDLDGNVLSALVNGSIVFTLELEADGDYLFTLFTEIDHAVNQEWLALDFSSAIRAVDRDGDPVDLGLTQFVVNVADNAIFNPNAGNTMYLTTSLGGVVPMEGFYGLSALDPIEGDLPALVAALIGPGGILAGGTTEDALALILEQEGVFFNEDILKLSADGYEMAFNGSENFNFETTLLNQLSLLGFSIDGLHVIGNQILFSTATGGNLPGIGSFENQDIILATQGSDGRYTFELFFDGSSQGLQDGLLNDGIFQNLLVDFNMDDFSFTSSDGSFNNGTLYFTLSNLVDVDLAYALQTLDIWGGITANGTEVLSINRTNGTWDLASLDIFFSGEDIGLTDELLGNALQALNNVDLAGLVAALLDPDTRLIEIDGLEVKGDTLYFSLAPILNVDLLFGSLGELLSNPFDPLSALTFRGEDIYSVSRNPGTQQWDVNTLKLYFDGSQYGLASNDGLLGGLLDNLPENLNAFSLTDGTEVHDTIMFSTEGGGNERQLNGYDNQTLIEYNNGEFHESFDLAAITNGSLTNRNISSVHVLDNGTVLFTLSTASTLPGNVLAGTNDVIQWNGSNFNLYFDGSSHGLADSEIINSLYVFPVGHPNAGQMAFSLANDSNLPGVGNFSNEDLIMYNPVTDTYSMLLDGSAAGISDLNLDVTVTTDLSASVAPQLDLLFNPLLTELDGLVQDAVGAIETNLTTLDGLLQQLQTVLNSNPIAILVNLVGDILSGLDTLLGTDINGLLDGLSTVTGINNLIGQLTDLVDELTPTPLSLLLNQTLVNSITSLSNTIIGQLDALDANYLSTLDNAVDSVNQGILALTASLEDAVSAGAQVQIKLLDVSVNGLHIKENGDYLLSFSQDLRADIILNLDTSFLSGLASLNLAVNTDTLITDLNDVLDPILAPILAGLNLTDVLSPQLDLLGMNIYQLHQDQNSGTWQFSLYFDGVDHGLDNGGLGNTVLDYVNSINSSLTVLDLQDLGVLHLSSNENIDAIYVNEQHGGATINGSSVGDLLIGDDNNNTFHGGMGNDLMIGGKGADTYQFDAATVTPQAPQQDVIADFKPEEGDKLTFNNIFNGYNSNPSTLGNYINISVINSDNIGGVNDTVLSLSADPGGAVVQTITLLNYVPSGADSVEMLQNLLNQGSIVT